In the Streptomyces sp. f51 genome, one interval contains:
- a CDS encoding aldehyde dehydrogenase family protein, translating into MTASESSGQRLFVGGAWVAPDHGFYEVRDPATERTVGLAPEASRAQVHAAAAAAREAFGPWSRTPAEERCAVLARAADVIRRNLVPYADLAQAESGATTGTARGMQVGVGMARFLRYARPEPVETALPPQINEAGPFGGAAVMGALAVRRPVGVVTCITSYNNPWANPAGKIAPALAMGNTVVVKPAPQDPLSVYRMAEALEAAGVPPGVVNVVSGSTPESGEAAVDSPDVDMVSFTGSTAVGQRIAEVCGRGMKRQLMELGGKGAAVVFDDADLGSAVAGIGTTFSFYSGQICTAPTRVLVQRGVHDLLVQQLAAYAAHLKVGDPRERGTVVGPVISAAHRDRVESYVELGRKEGARIVTGGERPSLPTGFYVAPTLLADCTPDMRVVREEIFGPVVVVLPFDDEEEAIALADDSEYGLIDYVWSGDVARAFRVARRLRAGGVGVNTVGRNMEAPFGGFKKSGVGRDVGSYALHAYSETQAIVWPG; encoded by the coding sequence GTGACGGCCTCGGAGAGCTCCGGGCAGCGGCTGTTCGTCGGCGGCGCGTGGGTGGCGCCCGACCACGGGTTCTACGAGGTGAGGGACCCGGCGACCGAGAGGACGGTCGGGCTCGCCCCCGAGGCGTCCCGGGCCCAGGTGCACGCGGCCGCGGCGGCGGCCCGTGAGGCGTTCGGACCCTGGTCGCGCACACCCGCCGAGGAGCGGTGCGCCGTCCTCGCGCGGGCGGCGGACGTCATCCGGCGCAACCTCGTGCCGTACGCGGACCTCGCCCAGGCGGAGAGCGGCGCCACCACCGGGACGGCGCGCGGGATGCAGGTCGGCGTCGGGATGGCCCGCTTCCTGCGCTACGCGCGGCCCGAACCCGTCGAGACGGCGCTGCCGCCGCAGATCAACGAGGCGGGACCCTTCGGCGGGGCGGCCGTGATGGGCGCGCTCGCCGTGCGCCGGCCCGTGGGCGTGGTCACCTGCATCACGTCGTACAACAACCCCTGGGCCAACCCGGCCGGCAAGATCGCCCCCGCGTTGGCGATGGGCAACACGGTGGTGGTGAAGCCGGCCCCGCAGGACCCGCTGTCGGTGTACCGGATGGCCGAGGCGCTGGAGGCGGCGGGCGTGCCGCCCGGCGTGGTGAACGTGGTGAGCGGTTCGACGCCGGAGTCCGGCGAGGCGGCGGTCGACTCCCCGGACGTCGACATGGTCAGCTTCACCGGCTCGACGGCGGTCGGACAGCGGATCGCCGAGGTGTGCGGGCGCGGCATGAAGCGCCAGCTGATGGAACTGGGCGGCAAGGGCGCGGCCGTCGTCTTCGACGACGCCGATCTCGGCTCGGCGGTGGCGGGCATCGGCACCACCTTCTCCTTCTACAGCGGACAGATCTGCACGGCGCCGACGCGGGTGCTGGTGCAGCGGGGCGTGCACGATCTCCTCGTGCAGCAACTGGCCGCCTACGCGGCCCACTTGAAGGTGGGCGATCCACGCGAGCGGGGCACGGTGGTCGGCCCGGTCATCTCCGCGGCCCACCGTGACCGCGTCGAGTCCTACGTCGAACTCGGCCGCAAGGAGGGGGCGCGGATCGTCACAGGCGGCGAACGCCCGTCCCTGCCCACGGGTTTCTACGTGGCCCCCACTCTTCTCGCCGACTGCACCCCGGACATGAGGGTCGTCCGTGAGGAGATCTTCGGTCCGGTCGTGGTGGTGCTGCCCTTCGACGACGAGGAGGAGGCGATCGCCCTGGCCGACGACTCCGAGTACGGCCTGATCGACTACGTCTGGTCCGGTGACGTGGCCCGCGCCTTCCGCGTGGCCCGCAGGCTGCGCGCGGGCGGCGTCGGCGTCAACACGGTCGGCCGCAACATGGAGGCCCCGTTCGGCGGCTTCAAGAAGAGCGGAGTGGGCCGGGACGTGGGCTCGTACGCCCTGCACGCGTACAGCGAGACGCAGGCGATCGTCTGGCCGGGGTGA
- a CDS encoding D-aminoacylase, which yields MLDHLIRGATVVDGTGAPAYTADVGLRDGRIAVIGTVTEPSGTSEDAHGLVLAPGFVDPHTHYDAQLFWDPYATPSLNHGVTTVAGGNCGFTLAPLNPDRPEDADYTRRMLSRVEGMSLVALEEGAPWNWHTFGEYLDALEGRIAVNAGFMVGHCALRRYVMGPGAVGGQPTRDQLDAMLRLFHDAMDAGAWGLSTTQSSTHSDGDGRPVASRHAEPAELLALSRAVGEHEGTQIEAITAGCLDQFSDAEIDLFVEMSAAAGRPLNWNVLTIDSAVPERVPRQLEASERARKSGGRVVALTMPILTPMNMSLRTFCALNLIPGWGPVLALPVPERIERLRDPAVRAEMLARARSKEAGVFRRLADFGRYVIGDTYSPANEGLTGRVVRDIAAERGQEPFACLVEICAADELRTVLWPMPTDNDPDSWALRAETWRHEDVLLGGSDAGAHLDRMCGAPYTTRFLGDCLRGRGLASLEQAVKMLTDDPARLFGLRGRGRVEVGFHADLVLFDPERIDAGKATLVHDLPGDSPRLDSRAIGVNAVWVNGTEVIRDDVVTGAVPGRVLRSGRDTRTVSTR from the coding sequence ATGCTCGACCATCTGATCAGGGGCGCGACCGTCGTGGACGGCACGGGAGCGCCCGCGTACACCGCGGACGTGGGGCTGCGCGACGGCCGGATCGCCGTGATCGGCACGGTCACCGAGCCGTCCGGGACCAGTGAGGACGCGCACGGACTCGTCCTCGCCCCCGGCTTCGTCGACCCGCACACCCACTACGACGCCCAGCTCTTCTGGGACCCCTACGCGACCCCGTCCCTCAACCACGGCGTCACCACGGTCGCGGGCGGCAACTGCGGCTTCACCCTCGCCCCGCTGAACCCCGACCGCCCCGAGGACGCCGACTACACGCGCCGCATGCTGTCCAGGGTCGAGGGCATGTCCCTGGTCGCCCTGGAGGAGGGCGCGCCCTGGAACTGGCACACCTTCGGGGAGTACCTCGACGCCCTGGAGGGCCGGATCGCGGTCAACGCGGGCTTCATGGTGGGCCATTGCGCGCTGCGCCGGTACGTGATGGGTCCCGGCGCGGTGGGCGGGCAGCCGACGCGGGACCAACTCGACGCCATGCTGCGGCTGTTCCACGACGCGATGGACGCGGGAGCCTGGGGCCTGTCCACCACCCAGTCCTCCACCCACTCCGACGGAGACGGCCGGCCGGTCGCCTCCCGGCACGCCGAACCCGCCGAACTGCTCGCCCTCTCAAGGGCCGTGGGCGAGCACGAGGGCACCCAGATCGAGGCGATCACGGCCGGCTGCCTCGACCAGTTCAGCGACGCCGAGATCGATCTGTTCGTGGAGATGAGCGCGGCCGCCGGCCGCCCGCTCAACTGGAACGTCCTCACGATCGACTCCGCCGTCCCCGAGCGCGTCCCGCGCCAGCTGGAGGCGAGCGAGCGCGCCCGCAAGTCCGGCGGCCGTGTCGTCGCGCTCACCATGCCGATCCTCACCCCGATGAACATGTCGCTTCGCACCTTCTGCGCCCTGAACCTGATCCCCGGCTGGGGGCCGGTGCTCGCGCTGCCCGTCCCCGAGCGCATCGAGAGGCTCCGCGACCCCGCGGTCCGCGCCGAGATGCTCGCGCGCGCCCGGAGCAAGGAGGCGGGCGTCTTCCGGCGGCTCGCCGACTTCGGCCGCTACGTCATCGGCGACACCTACAGCCCGGCGAACGAGGGGCTGACCGGGCGAGTGGTGCGCGACATCGCCGCCGAACGCGGCCAGGAGCCCTTCGCCTGCCTGGTGGAGATCTGCGCGGCCGACGAGCTGCGGACGGTCCTGTGGCCCATGCCCACCGACAACGACCCGGACTCCTGGGCCCTGCGCGCCGAGACCTGGCGGCACGAGGACGTCCTGCTCGGCGGCTCCGACGCCGGCGCCCATCTGGACCGCATGTGCGGCGCCCCGTACACCACCCGGTTCCTCGGCGACTGTCTGCGCGGTCGCGGTCTCGCCTCCCTGGAGCAGGCCGTGAAGATGCTGACGGACGACCCGGCCCGGCTGTTCGGGCTGCGCGGACGCGGGCGCGTCGAGGTGGGGTTCCACGCGGACCTGGTGCTCTTCGACCCGGAGCGGATCGACGCGGGGAAGGCCACGCTGGTGCACGACCTGCCCGGTGACAGCCCGCGCCTCGACTCCCGGGCGATCGGGGTGAACGCCGTGTGGGTCAACGGCACCGAGGTGATCCGCGACGACGTGGTGACGGGGGCGGTACCCGGCAGGGTCCTGCGGTCCGGCCGCGACACCAGGACGGTGAGCACCCGGTGA
- a CDS encoding SDR family oxidoreductase has translation MSEQPSTSPRVAIVTGGSRGIGRESAERLAREGFAVVVNYAGNAAEADKAVAAIAEAGGQAVAFRADVAEEAEVAALFDTAKETFGGVDVVVHAAGVMTLAPLVDLDLDALDRMHRTNIRGTFVVDQQAARRLRAGGAIINFSSSVLALALPGYTAYAATKGAVEAMTLILARELRGRDVTVNAVAPGPTATALFLDGKDEETIARMAAQPPLERLGTPEDIASVVAFLAGPSGRWVNGQVLRANGGIA, from the coding sequence ATGAGTGAGCAGCCGAGCACCTCCCCGCGCGTCGCGATCGTCACCGGCGGATCGCGGGGGATCGGGCGTGAGAGTGCCGAGCGGCTGGCCCGTGAGGGGTTCGCCGTCGTCGTGAACTACGCGGGCAACGCGGCCGAGGCCGACAAGGCGGTCGCGGCGATCGCCGAGGCGGGCGGGCAGGCCGTCGCCTTCCGCGCCGACGTCGCCGAGGAGGCGGAGGTCGCCGCCCTCTTCGACACGGCCAAGGAGACCTTCGGCGGCGTCGACGTCGTCGTCCACGCGGCCGGTGTCATGACCCTGGCCCCGCTCGTCGACCTCGACCTCGACGCGCTGGACCGGATGCACCGCACCAACATCCGCGGCACGTTCGTGGTGGACCAGCAGGCCGCGCGCCGGCTGCGCGCGGGCGGCGCGATCATCAACTTCTCCAGCTCCGTGCTGGCCCTGGCCCTCCCCGGCTACACCGCGTACGCCGCGACCAAGGGCGCCGTCGAGGCCATGACCCTGATCCTCGCCCGCGAGCTGCGCGGCCGGGACGTCACCGTCAACGCCGTCGCGCCCGGTCCGACGGCCACCGCCCTCTTCCTGGACGGCAAGGACGAGGAGACGATCGCGCGCATGGCCGCCCAGCCGCCCCTGGAGCGGCTCGGCACCCCCGAGGACATCGCCTCGGTCGTCGCCTTCCTCGCGGGCCCCTCGGGACGCTGGGTCAACGGCCAGGTGCTGCGCGCCAACGGCGGCATCGCCTGA
- a CDS encoding LLM class flavin-dependent oxidoreductase has translation MEFGLFVQGYVGKRAETDPLAEHKALMEETEYVIQADTSGFKYAWASEHHFLEEYSHLSANDVYLGYLAHATDRIHLGSGIFNPLAQVNHPVKVAEKVAMLDHLTGNRFEFGSGRGAGSHEILGFLPGITDMNFTKEIWEETIAEFPKMWLQDEYVGFQGKHWSLPPRKILPKPYGKSHPAMWYAAGSPPSYAMAARKGLGVLGFSVQKVADMEWVLEQYKTAVVDAEPIGDFVNDNVMVTTTAICAPTHDEAIAIAVGGGLHYLPSLVFRYHDTFPRPEGFPVWPETLPEYNAEFVELLIEEELLICGDPDEVLTQCKRWEQAGADQLSFGLPVGVPKEETLQTIRLIGEHVIPKIDTDPVHRTTRFRQAVV, from the coding sequence TTGGAATTCGGGCTCTTTGTACAGGGATACGTGGGCAAGCGCGCCGAGACCGACCCGCTCGCCGAGCACAAGGCGCTGATGGAGGAGACCGAGTACGTCATCCAGGCGGACACGTCCGGCTTCAAGTACGCCTGGGCCTCCGAGCACCACTTCCTGGAGGAGTACTCGCACCTCTCGGCCAACGACGTCTACCTCGGCTACCTCGCCCACGCCACCGACCGCATCCACCTCGGCTCCGGCATCTTCAACCCGCTCGCCCAGGTCAACCACCCGGTCAAGGTCGCCGAGAAGGTCGCCATGCTCGACCATCTCACCGGCAACCGCTTCGAGTTCGGGTCGGGCCGCGGCGCCGGCTCGCACGAGATCCTCGGCTTCCTCCCCGGCATCACCGACATGAACTTCACCAAGGAGATCTGGGAAGAGACCATCGCGGAGTTCCCGAAGATGTGGCTCCAGGACGAGTACGTCGGCTTCCAGGGCAAGCACTGGTCGCTGCCGCCCCGCAAGATCCTGCCCAAGCCGTACGGGAAGTCCCACCCCGCGATGTGGTACGCCGCCGGGTCGCCGCCCTCGTACGCCATGGCCGCCCGCAAGGGCCTCGGCGTGCTCGGCTTCAGCGTGCAGAAGGTCGCCGACATGGAATGGGTCCTGGAGCAGTACAAGACCGCCGTCGTCGACGCCGAGCCCATCGGCGACTTCGTCAACGACAACGTGATGGTGACCACCACCGCCATCTGCGCGCCCACCCACGACGAGGCCATCGCGATCGCGGTCGGCGGCGGACTGCACTACCTGCCCTCGCTCGTCTTCCGCTACCACGACACCTTCCCGCGCCCCGAGGGCTTCCCCGTCTGGCCCGAGACCCTCCCCGAGTACAACGCGGAGTTCGTCGAGCTCCTCATCGAGGAGGAACTGCTGATCTGCGGCGACCCGGACGAGGTGCTCACCCAGTGCAAGCGCTGGGAGCAGGCCGGCGCCGACCAGCTGAGTTTCGGACTGCCCGTCGGCGTCCCCAAGGAGGAGACCCTCCAGACGATCCGGCTGATCGGCGAGCACGTCATCCCGAAGATCGACACGGACCCGGTGCACCGCACCACCCGGTTCCGCCAAGCCGTCGTCTAG
- a CDS encoding TIGR03619 family F420-dependent LLM class oxidoreductase: MRILPEGRLAYGIQLPVQSQSTIYAEPWEADAGPDDLVAIARAADRAGFAYVASCDHVAVPRRLADAMSTVWYDPVATLAFLAAVTERVLLLSHVAVVGLRHPLFTAKQYATLDHLSGGRLVLGVGAGHVREEFEAVGADFERRGAVLDETIDALRAALGPEEFPVHHGKTYDFEGLGQRPRPAQARVPVWVGGSSPAAVRRAALRGDGWLPQGDPRGRLPGQIARLTALRAEAGVGAPLTIGAITEPLYVGEPGWDVGRRTLSGPPEVLAASLREYGAMGVHQIQVRFRSRSRDELTDQMAAFGADVAPHLG, translated from the coding sequence ATGCGGATCCTGCCCGAAGGGCGGCTGGCGTACGGCATCCAGCTCCCCGTCCAGTCCCAGAGCACCATCTACGCCGAGCCGTGGGAGGCGGACGCGGGTCCCGACGATCTCGTCGCGATCGCCCGCGCCGCCGACCGCGCCGGATTCGCCTACGTCGCGAGCTGCGACCACGTGGCCGTGCCCCGCCGGCTCGCGGACGCGATGAGCACGGTCTGGTACGACCCCGTCGCCACGCTCGCCTTCCTCGCGGCCGTCACCGAGCGCGTCCTGCTGCTCAGCCATGTCGCGGTGGTCGGACTGCGGCACCCGCTCTTCACCGCCAAGCAGTACGCGACCCTCGACCACCTCTCCGGCGGCCGGCTGGTCCTCGGGGTCGGCGCCGGGCACGTACGGGAGGAGTTCGAGGCGGTCGGGGCCGACTTCGAGCGCCGGGGGGCGGTCCTCGACGAGACGATCGACGCCCTGCGCGCCGCGCTCGGACCCGAGGAGTTCCCCGTCCACCACGGCAAGACCTATGACTTCGAGGGGCTCGGGCAGCGGCCGAGGCCCGCGCAGGCCCGGGTGCCCGTGTGGGTGGGCGGGTCCTCGCCCGCCGCCGTGCGCCGGGCCGCGCTGCGCGGCGACGGCTGGCTGCCGCAGGGCGATCCGCGCGGCCGGCTGCCCGGGCAGATCGCCCGGCTCACCGCCCTGCGCGCCGAGGCGGGCGTCGGCGCACCCCTGACCATCGGCGCCATCACCGAGCCGCTGTACGTCGGGGAGCCCGGCTGGGACGTCGGCCGGCGCACGCTCAGCGGTCCGCCCGAGGTCCTGGCCGCGTCGCTGCGGGAGTACGGCGCGATGGGCGTGCACCAGATCCAGGTGCGGTTCCGCAGCCGGAGCCGCGACGAACTCACGGACCAGATGGCGGCGTTCGGAGCGGACGTCGCCCCCCACCTCGGCTAG
- a CDS encoding amidohydrolase family protein: METTETAQSPSADAGAAFPRIISVDDHTVEPPDVWRDRLPAKYQDTGPRIVRAPLKEMTFLGGKFAPVMGAPGDDGPVGDWWVYEDLHRPLTRLDTAVGYARDEIRLEVITYEQMRPGSYDVARRLADMDVNHVQSALCFPTFPRFCGQTFTEAADRELALLSVRAYNDWMVEEWCGPDARGRLIPLTLVPLWDARLAAAEVRRNAARGVRAVAFSEIPPHLGLPSVHTDDWDPFLAACDETGTVVAMHIGSSSRMPSTSADAPPAVGSTITFANCCFSMVDWLMSGKFERFPNLRVMYAEGQIGWIPYILERADVVWEENRAWGGVADKVHRPPSELFADHVYGCFFDDAFGLRNLDAIGVANVLYETDYPHSDSTWPQSKEVGEAQMGHLAPEVVERIVRGNAIDLLALTPEGLWAG; this comes from the coding sequence ATGGAGACCACGGAAACCGCGCAGAGCCCCTCGGCGGACGCTGGGGCCGCCTTCCCGAGGATCATCTCGGTGGACGACCACACGGTCGAGCCGCCCGACGTCTGGCGCGACCGGCTGCCCGCGAAGTACCAGGACACCGGGCCCCGCATCGTTCGCGCGCCCCTGAAGGAGATGACCTTCCTGGGCGGCAAGTTCGCCCCCGTGATGGGCGCGCCGGGCGACGACGGCCCGGTCGGGGACTGGTGGGTCTACGAGGACCTGCACCGGCCCCTCACCCGCCTCGACACGGCCGTGGGCTACGCCCGCGACGAGATCAGGCTCGAAGTCATCACGTACGAGCAGATGCGCCCCGGCTCCTACGACGTGGCGAGGCGACTGGCCGACATGGACGTCAACCACGTCCAGTCCGCGCTCTGCTTCCCCACCTTCCCGCGCTTTTGCGGGCAGACCTTCACCGAGGCGGCCGACCGCGAGTTGGCCCTGCTCTCCGTGCGGGCCTACAACGACTGGATGGTGGAGGAGTGGTGCGGGCCCGACGCCCGGGGGCGGCTGATACCGCTCACGCTCGTGCCGCTGTGGGACGCCCGGCTCGCCGCGGCCGAGGTCCGGCGCAACGCCGCCCGCGGGGTGCGCGCGGTGGCCTTCTCCGAGATCCCGCCGCACCTCGGTCTCCCGTCGGTGCACACCGACGACTGGGACCCCTTCCTCGCCGCCTGCGACGAGACGGGCACGGTCGTCGCCATGCACATCGGCTCCAGCAGCCGGATGCCGTCGACCTCGGCGGACGCCCCGCCCGCGGTCGGCTCCACGATCACCTTCGCCAACTGCTGCTTCTCGATGGTCGACTGGCTGATGAGCGGCAAGTTCGAGCGCTTCCCGAACCTGAGGGTGATGTACGCGGAGGGGCAGATCGGCTGGATCCCGTACATCCTGGAGCGCGCGGACGTGGTGTGGGAGGAGAACCGCGCCTGGGGCGGTGTGGCCGACAAGGTCCACCGGCCGCCGTCCGAGCTGTTCGCCGACCATGTGTACGGCTGCTTCTTCGACGACGCCTTCGGCCTGCGGAACCTCGACGCGATCGGCGTCGCCAACGTCCTCTACGAGACCGACTACCCGCACTCCGACTCGACCTGGCCGCAGTCGAAGGAGGTCGGCGAGGCCCAGATGGGACACCTGGCCCCGGAGGTGGTCGAGCGGATCGTACGGGGCAACGCGATCGACCTGCTGGCTCTGACCCCGGAGGGCCTCTGGGCGGGCTGA
- a CDS encoding glucose 1-dehydrogenase gives MGKLDGRVVLITGAARGQGEQEARLFAAEGARVIVADVLDDRGEELAKEIGATYVHLDVGREEDWTAAVASAKAAYGRIDGLVNNAGILRFNALVDTPLAEFMQIVQVNQVGVFLGIKSLAPEIAAAGGGTIVNTSSFTGLTGMAYVGAYAASKHAIVGLTRVAALELAEKGIRVNAVCPGAVDTAMSNPAQLSPGQDAEEASQALDAFYSKLVPLGRIGRPEDVARLALFLTGEDSSYITGQPFVIDGGWLAGVSVL, from the coding sequence ATGGGCAAGCTGGACGGGCGGGTCGTGCTCATCACCGGCGCGGCGCGCGGGCAGGGCGAACAGGAGGCGCGGCTCTTCGCGGCGGAGGGCGCGCGCGTGATCGTCGCGGACGTGCTCGACGACCGGGGGGAGGAGCTGGCCAAGGAGATCGGCGCGACGTACGTGCACCTGGACGTGGGCCGGGAGGAGGACTGGACGGCGGCGGTCGCCTCGGCGAAGGCCGCGTACGGGCGGATCGACGGGCTGGTCAACAACGCCGGGATCCTGCGCTTCAACGCGCTCGTCGACACCCCGCTGGCCGAGTTCATGCAGATCGTGCAGGTCAACCAGGTCGGGGTGTTCCTCGGGATCAAGAGCCTCGCACCCGAGATCGCCGCGGCCGGCGGCGGCACGATCGTGAACACGTCGTCCTTCACCGGGCTCACGGGAATGGCGTACGTGGGCGCGTACGCGGCGAGCAAGCACGCCATCGTCGGTCTGACCCGCGTGGCGGCGCTGGAGCTCGCGGAGAAGGGGATCCGCGTCAACGCGGTCTGCCCCGGCGCCGTCGACACGGCCATGAGCAACCCGGCGCAGCTGTCCCCGGGCCAGGACGCCGAGGAGGCCTCGCAGGCGCTCGACGCGTTCTACTCCAAGCTCGTGCCGCTCGGCCGGATCGGCCGCCCGGAGGACGTGGCCAGGCTGGCCCTGTTCCTGACCGGCGAGGACTCCTCGTACATCACCGGGCAGCCCTTCGTGATCGACGGCGGCTGGCTCGCGGGCGTGAGTGTTCTCTGA